From Nymphalis io chromosome 12, ilAglIoxx1.1, whole genome shotgun sequence, a single genomic window includes:
- the LOC126772526 gene encoding bursicon, producing MLSLNSLRFSLIFLSMCHLQKEQVSGQEVQLPPGQECQMTPVIHVLQHPGCVPKPIPSYACIGKCTSYVQVSGSKIWQMERSCNCCQESGEREASVVLFCPKAKNEEKRFRKVSTKAPLECMCRPCGAIEESSIIPQEIAGYADEELLQSHFRKSL from the exons atgttgtcTCTCAATTCATTACGTTTTAGCTTGATTTTCCTTTCGATGTGTCACTTACAAAAAGAACAAGTTAGTGGACAAGAAGTCCAGCTACCTCCAG GTCAAGAATGTCAGATGACTCCAGTTATTCACGTACTTCAACATCCAGGATGTGTACCCAAGCCTATTCCATCGTACGCTTGCATTGGTAAATGTACGAGTTATGTTCAG GTATCTGGTAGTAAGATTTGGCAGATGGAAAGATCTTGCAATTGTTGCCAAGAATCAGGAGAAAGGGAAGCCTCTGTTGTATTATTTTGTCCTAAAGCTAAAAATGAAGAAAAGCGGTTCCGAAAG GTCTCTACGAAAGCTCCCTTAGAATGCATGTGTCGCCCATGTGGTGCTATTGAAGAAAGTTCAATTATTCCTCAAGAAATTGCGGGCTACGCTGATGAAGAACTTTTACAGAGTCATTTTAGGaagagtttataa
- the LOC126772585 gene encoding organic cation transporter protein-like, producing MRNVIISGDNCDADNLTFKVIGEFGKWQFWISIYMAMLKLPLAWYQLNIIFMAPPQQFWCAKPEPFAKWKDEDWRQICSPKNEEHPCLIFDPEILVIEPNIDRSFIPLIPCPRFVYDNTVFNRTITTDWNLVCSKHWLIHFTQCVMMWGVLVGGLIFGVVADKYGRKLPLMIGITMQCIISFICSITTSYWIFIINWFILAVASGGIGIISFVISMEIVGGKWRTIMPIVYQLPFGCGNTVMAILAYWLRDWRKLEFALASLSSIFLIYWFLIPESPRWLLATGRNKKALEVLEKAAKQNNREKYYEAVLQNITICKTRNHNDPGFIAFLKSEDMRLKTLLLSLNWFFTGLAFYTFSQYLGLIGGNIFLAVAMSGFIYVVGGITCIFIITKAGRKTTIWIYQVLTCFCFIFIIIIPRDYYANNWPRLLFAGLGFAGLAGTVPALYLYTGELYPTLGRNAGVAGVTTFARIASMVAPAVVSLDDIRSDLPLILLAMVSFAQLLLLAPLPETKDRPLPDTLEQAE from the exons atgcgaAAC gtCATCATTTCTGGTGACAATTGTGACGCTGATAACCTTACATTCAAAGTTATTGGGGAATTCGGGAAATGGCAGTTTTGGATAAGTATATATATGGCTATGTTAAAATTGCCGCTCGCTTggtatcaattaaatattatattcatggcGCCTCCGCAACAATTTTGGTGCGCAAAACCAGAACCATTTGCTAAGTGGAAAGATGAAGATTGGCGACAAATTTGTTCGCca AAAAATGAAGAGCATCCATGTTTGATTTTTGATCCGGAAATTTTGGTAATCGAGCCAAATATAGATAGATCGTTTATACCATTGATTCCATGTCCTCGTTTTGTTTACGATAACACTGTCTTTAATCGGACTATCACAACAGATTGGAATTTAGTATGTTCTAAGCATTGGCTCATACAT TTCACTCAATGTGTAATGATGTGGGGCGTTTTAGTGGGTGGCCTTATTTTTGGTGTAGTAGCTGACAAATATGGTCGTAAATTGCCACTTATGATTGGAATTACAATGCAGTGCATCATAAGTTTTATCTGTAGTATAACGACATCGTATTGGATCTTTATAATTAACTGGTTTATTTTAGCTGTGGCTTCTGGTGGTATAGGAATTATATCGTTTGTTATAAGTATGGAG ATTGTCGGTGGTAAATGGAGAACAATAATGCCTATCGTATACCAGTTGCCATTCGGATGCGGAAATACAGTAATGGCTATCTTAGCTTACTGGCTCAGAGACTGGAGGAAACTTGAATTTGCTTTAGCATCCCTTTCCTccatttttttgatatattggTTTTTAATACCTGAGTCGCCAAGATGGCTTCTAGCTACTGGTCGAAATAAAAAAGCTTTAG AGGTTCTAGAAAAAGCAGCTAAACAAAACAATAGAGAAAAATACTATGAAGCTGTTttgcaaaatataacaatttgcaAAACACGAAATCACAATGATCCAGGATTTATAGCATTTTTGAAATCTGAAGATATGAGattaaaaactttacttttgtctttaaattg GTTCTTCACCGGATTAGCGTTTTATACATTTTCACAATATCTAGGATTAATTGGCGGGAACATTTTTTTAGCAGTCGCAATGAGTGGATTTATTTATGTCGTCGGAGGAATAACTTGTATATTCATTATCACTAAAGCTGGAAGAAAAACGACTATCTGGATATATCAAGTTCTTACatgcttttgttttatttttataataataattccaagGGATTATTACGCAAACAATTGGCCGAGATTGTTATTTGCAGGATTAGGATTTGCAGGTTTAGCG GGTACTGTACCAGCGTTGTATTTGTACACGGGGGAATTATATCCGACTCTAGGGCGTAATGCAGGTGTGGCCGGTGTTACAACTTTCGCTCGTATTGCGTCTATGGTCGCCCCCGCTGTTGTGAGCTTAGATGACATAAGATCTGATCTTCCACTTATCCTACTGGCAATGGTGTCGTTTGCCCAATTGTTATTACTTGCCCCTTTGCCAGAAACAAAAGATAGACCGCTTCCTGACACTCTAGAGCAagctgaataa
- the LOC126772527 gene encoding partner of bursicon, translated as MSFSLKSIQLCVIEMLLVIVITCYADENCETIPTEIHVTKEEYDEMGSLVRSCSGEVTVNKCEGICNSQVQPSVVAATGFLKECYCCKENYLRERLVTLTHCYDSDGLRFENEENGLMEVRLREPAECRCYKCGDYSR; from the exons atgtcgTTTTCCTTAAAAAGTATACAGCTTTGCGTCATAGAAATGCTTTTGGTTATTGTTATAACATGCTATGCAGATGAAAACTGTGAGACGATTCCCACAGAAATTCACGTAACGAAAG agGAATATGATGAAATGGGTAGTTTGGTACGATCGTGTAGCGGTGAAGTTACCGTCAACAAATGTGAAGGAATTTGTAATAGCCAAGTGCAACCGTCGGTCGTAGCAGCAACGGGCTTTCTAAag GAATGTTACTGCTGCAAGGAGAATTACCTCAGAGAAAGATTGGTGACACTTACTCACTGTTACGATTCCGATGGCCTGAGATTTGAAAATGAAGAAAACGGACTCATGGAAGTTCGTTTAAGGGAACCCGCTGAATGTAGATGTTACAAATGCGGAGATTATAGCCGATAA
- the LOC126772502 gene encoding CAAX prenyl protease 1 homolog, which produces MIIDENLLLLLILIFSWVEYAWELYLSLRQLMIYKTNNTIPEDLKEMLNEESFKKSRLYGIDKSQYKIVKEFYNISLSSFILYNRWISAAWQKSEDIAAVFNISPSQEILISCVFMSFVTLFNFVVNMPFSIYEIFVLEEKHGFNKQTIGFFIKDQLKSLVLSLVITLPIVSIAIFIIMLGGNMFVVWLWLFTTLTTLILLTLYPSVIAPLFDKFVPLPDGTLRKGIENLASRLNFPLSQVYIVEGSKRSAHSNAYFSGLFGAKRIVLFDTLLEKHDDVKKVTTGCTENEILGVLAHELGHWKCSHIYKSIVLTEVNLLLLFTAFGLLFKYSLLYTSLGFPSGQEPVIIGLIVVLQLILAPYNSLLSFFATALSRKFEFEADNFAVGLDYPMELRSALIKLGKDNLDYPIYDKLYSAWYHSHPTLLHRIENIKLQISKNKVD; this is translated from the exons ATGATAATCGATGAAAACTTATTACTCttgttaattttgatattcTCATGGGTCGAATATGCTTGGGAGTTATATCTTTCTTTGCGACAG ctgaTGATATACAAGACCAACAATACTATTCCAGAAGATTTGAAAGAGATGCTCAATGaagaatcatttaaaaaatccaGACTATATGGAATTGACAAATCACAGTATAAAATTGTGAaagagttttataatatatccttatcatcttttattctatataatagaTGGATTTCTGCAGCATGGCAAAAATCAGAAGATATTGCTGCCGTTTTTAATATCAGTCCAAGTCAAGAAATCTTAATAAGTTGTGTCTTTATGTCATTTGTAACATTATTcaattttgttgtaaatatgcCATTTTCTATTTACGAAATATTTGTTCTCGAAGAAAAACACGGATTCAATAAGCAAACCATTGGTTTCTTTATAAAGGATCAGTTAAAGTCCCTTGTGCTTAGTCTTGTTATCACATTACCTATTGTTTCTAtagctatatttattataatgcttGGTGGAAACATGTTTGTGGTTTGGTTGTGGCTGTTTACAACTTTAACCACTTTGATACTTTTAACACTATATCCTTCAGTGATTGCACCATTGTTTGATAAATTTGTTCCATTACCAGATGGTACTTTAAGAAAAGGTATTGAGAATCTAGCATCAAGGCTCAATTTCCCGCTATCTCAGGTTTACATAGTAGAAGGATCGAAAAGATCGGCACACAGTAATGCATATTTCAGTGGATTATTTGGTGCTAAAAGAATAGTCTTATTTGATACATTGCTTGAAAAACATGATGATGTTAAGAAAGTTACTACTGGGTGCACCGAAAATGAAATCCTTGGTGTTTTGGCTCATGAATTAGGTCACTGGAAGTgcagtcatatatataaatctatagtCCTCACCGAAGTCAATCTTCTACTTCTTTTTACAGCATTCGGACTACTCTTTAAATATTCATTGCTTTACACCTCTTTAGGATTCCCATCGGGACAAGAGCCAGTGATCATTGGACTAATAGTAGTATTACAACTTATTCTTGCACCTTACAACTCTCTATTATCTTTCTTTGCAACAGCTTTATCTAGGAAATTTGAGTTTGAAGCAGATAACTTTGCAGTTGGCTTAGATTATCCAATGGAACTGAGATCGGCTCTTATTAAATTAGGAAAAGATAATTTAGACTACCCCATCTACGACAAGCTATATTCAGCCTGGTATCATTCACATCCAACTCTGTTGCAcagaattgaaaatattaaacttcaaatttctaaaaataaagttgattaa